The segment aataattatcaattttcttAACAATACGTGGTACCTTAAAATGTCACTGGATCCCATGATGTGCATGGCATTGACTAAACTTCACGGAGTCCATGATAATTTAAGTTTTGACGAAGAAACGAGGAATATTATGACCACCTTGTCATGTTCAACCAATTTCAAACCAtaactttttcttctcttctttttttcctcatcGTGGAAATTCAACacgttaaattaaattaaatatctcaGTGGaatatcaatgaaaaataaaactagtccAACCGCGTAAGAAGAGTTCATCCATTCTTTGTTCTTCAACCATAGGAATATCAGGAAACAGAAAAACATACCTTAAAAAAGGGTGTCAATTTGTGTTTTAAGACTTGTTTGATCTTGAAAGTTTACAaagtttttttgtaaatataaagTAACACAAAcagtaacaaataaaatagttttgaaaatttatggacatATGTGTTCTAgaactctttttgttttaaaaaatttatggacaTTCCAGAACATGTGTGCGTGTGTACTTGAACATCATgtgcatgaatttttttttttttttaattggataacAAACTCCTTTGAATAGGgcaattatcaattttaaagaaatatttttaacatgccTCAAAGTTacattctttttcaaatgattATTAATTTCCTTAACAATACGTGGTACCTTAAAATGTCACTAGGCCCCATGATGTGCATGGCATTTATTAAACTTTACAGAGTCCATGATAATTTAAGGTATGAGGAAGAAATGAGGAACATTTAGGCCACCTTGTCATGTTCAATCAATTTCAGACCATCACTTTttcttcccttctttttttcctcctcgTGGAAATTCAACacgttaaattaaattaaatatctcaatggaatatcaatgaaaaataaaactggTCATATTGTGTAAGAAGAGTTCATCCATTCTTCATTCTTCAATCATAAGAATATCAAGAAACAGTAAAACAAACCTTAAAAAGGCTGTCAATTTGTGTTTTAAGACTTGTTTGATCTTGAAAGTTTACAAAgctttttgtaaatataaagtaacacaaacaataacaaataaaatagttttgaaaatttatggacatATGTGTTCtagaattctttttatttaaaaaaatttatggacatTCTAGAACATGCGCACATGtgtacactacaaaaaaaagggtctaaagctgcgtttgaaaaacgcagcttaagaccccaaaaacgcggctaaagGCTTTTAGCCGCATTTCCTATGGCCGCGTTTATAAACGCGGCCTAAAGTCCGCAGCTcaaagcctatagccgcgttttcaaaaaacgcggctaaaacTAGACCTCTAGCCGCGTTTTCTAAACGCGGCTCTAGGAATcggcctatagccgcgtttacgAAAAACGCGGCTCCAGGACAGCTTCGAGCTGCGTTTCAAACGCGGCTATGGCGGcggacctatagccgcgtttttaaaaacgcggctataggcatTCCAAACAACCTGAATCCGACGTCTGTAGCCGCGTTTGAAACGCAGCTCAAAACGgaacctatagcggcgtttctaagaaacgcggctatagacccaGCTGGAGCTGCGTTTCAAACGCGGCTATAGCATTTCCCAGCAACATTTATCaccctatagccgcgttttttagcATTTCCCAGCAACATTTATCaagctatagccgcgttttaaaaaacgcggctataggttttttttttttttttttttcatttttttttctctgctttcTGAACTTCCTGCTATACACACAACTTATTACATTCCTTCTTTCACAACTTATTACATTCCAAGAATCACATATTCCATAAACATCACAAGGGAATTAAACAACTTCCATTCCTACATCACAAGTTCCATatacatcaaaaagaaaataaacaagttcCATAAACATCACAAGGGAATTAAACAAGTTCCATatacatcaaaaagaaaataaacaagttcCATAAACATCACAAGGGAATTAAACAACTTCCCATTCCTACATCACAAGTTCCATatacatcaaaaagaaaataaacaagttgCATAAACGTCATTACATCCCAAGATCACAAGTTCCATAATAAACATCACAAGTTTCATGAACATCACAAAGGAAATACACAAGTTCGCATTCCTACATCACAAGGATTTTTGtacatcacaaaaaatatacCAAAATGATTTTTGTACATTCTAAATTGCTCTCAAACAGCCACAGCAGCAACCAATTTGCTTTGTTGTCCACTTCAAAATAAGTCTGCACAAATTATTCTAGCGGGAGTTAAATTTGCCAAATTTTTGCCCCCAATACATAATACTCTAAACATGaatttgaaattgtaattcCGCAATGCTTAGATGCACAGTTGTATCAAAAGGCCTCACAATGGAGCAATTTGGGAGAATAATGTTATGAGGGAGAGAGctcatttggattaaaaaaaatatatatatacaaagagTAACATGAGAGGAAGACTATGCAATAGTTCAACTATTCGTTAAAACAACCTACTCAAAACTTCGAATTCAATCAAGTTCAGCAATACTTTATCCATCATAGCATGGTATGTTTATATAAAGGCTATTGTTTGtagagaaattttgttttacCTCAGGATTCACAGTTCCATTCCCATCAAGCACTGTCAtcctaaaatatattaaaagcaTCGTATTAATATCACATACCAATGCGTGTGCAAGATATTAAGTTCTTggctaaataaaatttgtttagtaCCTGAGAATAACCCAAATTATGTATCCCCTGGCTAAATGAAGCAAACATGGTTTTCATCGACGCCATCATTTCAGCCATCCGTGCTTCGGCCCTCGCCTCAGCTTCAGCCATTTCCTCCCTATGCCTCGCCTCGGATTGAGCTACTTCCCCCCTACAAATTGCTAGTTCCTCCCTAGATTTAGCTAGTGCCTCCCTTAGCTCTTCATGACTCGTCTCCAAGTCTGACATCCTTTCGTGAGTTCTGCTTGACAATGGAGTAGTAGTCGAGGTAAACTGTGATGCGTTTTTGGCACTTCTTCCTGATGGGGTGATCCCAAAGCCTACCCCACGTACACGACCTGGGCGCTCATCAAGACCTATCACCCGAGCATATGCATCGTCCTTCGACTAGAGGATTCCATTACCAATCTCTCCGTGTAGTCGTATGTCCTGTTCATTCAAAAGTACTGCCATCCTATCCTGTTTTCccacaaaaaccaaacaacataTTACACACCAGAAttaatacaaacacaaaatacactAAAATTCAATTCGATTAAATTGTCCTTACCATCTGATCTTGCACACGGTCACTAACAGCAACCCCATCTTTCGTACggtatattttttgaaatacatccGCGCGTTCGACTGCCGCCCCTTTATCTTTCGCCTATATGATGAACAAACATAATTACAATAAACACTAACTATATAATGTTTTTATGCCACAATTAACACAAGTCCACAATGAGATAGTCATAACATAACAAAGTTACTGAAAtaaagataaagctgagagagtaGTAACATAATGAGAGGATTTAGCTACCTTCCAAATACACATGGGGTTGTTAAATgaagagattaaaaataaaaatgacatggAGAGTTAGAAAATAGGCATCATAAACTTTCTATAATAACACTCTATTTGAGATAAGATTGAGATGCGCATCTCAAATTACCCATGAGTAACCTAAAATGTTTGGACTTAGTAAAATTACCCATGGGTGATGTATACATTAAGAGGATTAACAACGTCATCTCTATATATATTACAAGGATGCATAAAGCTATGTATTGCATTTGTTACTTACCAAAAAacctataatttaattaacttatcctTATTCCTAAAACATATGAAATGAGATTAAGTTGGAAAATTTGACCTCAAAATATCAGGGGACATCATGTAGGCATTTATGAACTCTAAGTTTACTTATTACCATTTCAGCAGAAATTTGAGCAAAACTTTTGGCCCCACATCTTGCTATGTCTTTCTGCTTGTCTCGACTCGCCTTGTTTTTCAGACTTAATGTCTGCAACCACATtaccatcaaaaaaagaaaatttaaaaaaatcaaaacatctcTTCACTAAATTACCATGAACATGAGTAAGACGAAAAAAGTAGCAGTACCTCAGTTTTTTCATTGAACCAATAATCAACCATCTCCTTCCACTGTGCTGGGATAACCCCAGGCGATTCAATAGCCAATACTTGTTCACGTGACAGCCCAGGTTTTTTGTGATCCTTCTTCAACTTGGTCCTGCGATTCCTCCTTAGTTCTCCTAGCTGACTCATTGCCCATCCCATTTGATTGGGTGGTTTGACAATAGTGGGATCAATTATATACCGTTGCTAAAATAAGACAGTGGAGTTAGCAAAATGTAGTATTTTAATTAGGACAGCAggtgtaaataaaaataactaatatttcattttcatacTACCTCAATCTCCGTCCAACAATCCTTTTTAAACTTTTGAGGGACACTTGGCCACCCAGCAGGCGTAAGCGGGCACAATAGACCATTCTCGCAAAACGAGCCCAACCATCGAACGAACAATTCCCCGTCATCGCCAATCGGTTGGCCTTCATCATTTAACGGCAACTGAATTTTGTACTCACCAGTCATTGCCCATATGTCAGCCAACCTGGTTTTCCCACGTTTTCCAGGCCTATTTTCTGATGCTTGATTTTGTTCCGGTGCTGGATTTTGTACCGGTGTTTGGGTTTGAATATAATCATCTGTATCTACAAGACCAACAATATTAGAACTGATTTCACAAAGCTTAGAACTAGTGAAAAATGTCACCATGCAAAAATTATGCATCTACcaattgaaataataaaaggtTTAGGATTTCATGGTTACAAAACATAAGTAAATTTAGGCCTTTCTCCCACGCATTCATGTAACCCACTTACGTAGCTTTCTGAAAAGACGAGCAACCATGCTTCGTCACGGGTTGCCTTCAATTATccttaataaatttggatttagaatatataatttcaacCCGATCTTCTCTTTGATCATTCAACTTCAGCAAATTTATTTACCAATTTCCTAAAGTTAACTGGTAATTGGAAATTGCTAGCTTAATTAAGCAAGTATAACAATAATCTACAAGAacatatcacattttttttttaatctctctccGGATAGAATGATACCCAAGATGAAATAGATCCTACATACTTGGAATTTATAATCAAGGTTTTGCATTTTTCCACACTTTGTTAATTTGGAAATATAGAGGGAATGTCTTGGTTATACTTTACTGCATATAGTTGGCTTCGAGTCAAGTATATAACATGTCAGGAACATCCCAATTGAAAAACCAATGCCATGAAATTGGACTGAAGTGATCGAATGGACCATAGTGGACCTAAAGGGCCGAGGTAGACACTGTAGGACCAAAATAGACTGAGCAGAAATGAATGGACTGAGCAGACCAAATAGGACCAAATAGACCAAAACCGACTGAATTGGACCCAAAGGAAATTAATGGACCAAACGGACCAAACGGACCAAAGTCAGCAGAATATACTCAATATACcttgatattttaattatattatgaaATGATGTAAACCACCAACTCATAATTGAAATTGCAAAACATAAATTAATCCTACAATATTAAAAAACTGTGAACCAAATGAATTCCTATATGCATTAGCTAGAATTGATCTAAGCATCCAATAATAAACATCAAACCTTACATTCGAAAACATGACCAATACCTGGAGCTAGTGTCTCATCATCGTCACTTGCCACCGGTGTTGCCACCGGTCTTGCGTCCTCAGAAATGTGGGGTTCCTCATCAGCTGCCTCCACCCGTTGTCGTGACTGTGATGATCCTTGCCCAACGTAAATAAGTCGCAACTGACGTTTCCTCCCCATTGTTGCGTCCAACACCTTTTACAGCACAAAGAGGAAAAATGGTTAAGAAACACGGCCAATAATTGTTAACTGTAGTAAAGATAATTATGTATGTTAAAACTATTATTTCTTAACAACACGAAAATATAACAGTTATAACATATATATGCAACAACATGAAGAAGTAACAGTTTCACCTAATAATTATATATGAGTATCAATCCGTTTCTTAAGTCATGAGGACACATATATCCTATAACAAAGACACAAGTGTAACTAGAGTCTTCATttcaaagtaagaaaaaaaaaaagacaactcaACCCCGTACCAAAACCATGTTGAATGTTTTTCCCTACAATTTTCTCTTTTAGTATAGGTAAAGATTTAGTCTCGTTTGTAGCAACTTTGTTATGTAAATGAAGTAAGTTTTATTTTAGCCTATTAATTTCCTACTAAAATTATGTTCACACTTCCCACTTTGTTTGAGTTAGCTTAATCACATATTAGTCATGCTCAATCACAATTAAATCATGTACATACTACATACATCCGTAGGCAAATTGTGAAAGAGAATAGGGTCATAGACTGATAGGGAGGAATTCACAATAACAACCCTTTCAAACGTCTAAATCCTTCTAGGTTGTGCTTTTCAAGTCATACGCAGAGTCATAGTGACTCCAGAGCCTTGAACGAACCGGAAAGATATGTCTATGTTATTAGTGATTACAtgttcaaacttttattttttaacaattttgacAAAATAACAGTTTGTACATATATATGCAACAATGTCAAACTTTACATGCAATATGCCTTTACAAATGAGAACttataatttcaataataattaactATAACACAATTACGCATACCACAACAATATCCTATTACACTACTCATCATCACTGTAATCGACTTCGTTGTCATCTTCATCGTTGGAGTCATCATCAATGAACTCACACTCATCCAAGTCGTCCATTTCAGGAAGATCTCTTGGACCAATGATAGAGGCATCAATTGTCATTCCCTCCACATCATCTCGACCCCAACGAAGGTCATCCCTACCAACATCAGGACTAGTGACAGAGTACGGGATGTTCTCAAGAAACTCATCCGTGTCATCCTCATTACAATGGGGCCCAATACCTGCATCAAATACATCTCTGGCTTTCATTTTAACGACAACATACCAATCTTTCTGCCTTTTATCTTCAACATAAAAAACTTGTGTAGCTTGAGACGCCAACACATATGGTTCATGCACCATTTCCTCCCCACTATGTACGGAATGATTAAAATTCACCATAGGAAACCCAAACTCATCAGTCTTATATCCCCTCCTATTTTGATCATCAACCCATTTACACTTGAATAACACATGTTTGATATTGCCAGAATAATTCAACTCAATGATATCTGTCAACACACCATAGTACATATTGCCACCTTCAGTGGCAACACTAACTCCACTATTTTGCGTTTTTCTATTTCCCTCGACATTCgaactcctaaattttaaccCATTTATGACATAATGTTTCAGCCGATTTACTGAAGTATATGGCCCTTTCGAAAGCGTGACAAGTGTATCACTAAGTCCAGTTCTTTCCCTATCAGCAGCAGTCATTGACATCACCTAATATAATCAAACAAATTAACTGAGTCTAATTAGTACCGTCCTTCTACTTATGGGAAAGTTGCAATGTTAAAAAGTTGAATATATGACACGTACGTGAGATCTAAACCAGCCACAAAAGTTCTCCATGTGGTGCTTATGAATAGTAGCATTGGATATACGACAGTGACCCTTTTGAAGTTCATCCTTCATCAAACTTTTGTGCATCCTACATGAGATGGCAATTGTACTAGTGTTAATACACGGAGCGCACATTGGATTCTCGTGCAATTATATTGATGTCCATAATACTTACTCACGAAACTGGTAAATGTTCTCGGAATTGAATAGCACATAGCGATGAGCTTGGGTCAATTCCCTACTTTCTAGTGCCACACTTGAAACCACCCCTGTTGACTCCTCCATCGTCCTTGTGGGTCGTGAGAATATAGTTTCGACTCCTTCCATATACCGTGAACAAAACGTTAAACATTCCTCCACTATGTAGCCTTCGGCAATACACCCTTCTGGAGCAGCCCTGTTTCTTACATAAGACTTAAGGCGTGAGAGGTACCTATAATGCGCATGACAAGGTTAGTAATTGACACTAGCTATTACAAAGCACACATGAAACCTCATACTGTACATGTATTACCTATGACTTACCTCTCAATGGGGTACATCCAACGGTACTGAACTGGACCACCAATCTTGGCTTCAGTAGCCAAGTGCATGACCAAATGTACCATCACAGTGAAGAAAGATGGAGGAAATATCTTTTCTAATTCACACAACGTCACTGCAATGTCAGCCTCAGCACTCGCAATATCAAACACCGTAAGGGTTTTCGAACAAATTTTCCTAAAGAAACAAGCTAACTTTATCAAAGGCCTAATAACATGCGATGGCAAAGATCCTCGTAAAGCAATTGGAAGGAGTTGTTGCATCAGGATGTGATTATCGTGACTCTTTAAACCAGAAATCTTACGTTCTTTGAGGTTGACACGGCGGGAGATGTTGGAAGCATATCCATCGGGCACTTTTACGTCTCGCAAAACTTGCAAGAAACCATCTTTCTCCAATGCAGTCATATGAAAACACGCAGGCGGTATCATATACTTATCATCACCTTTTCGCTGTAGGTGGAGTTCTCTCCTTATTCCCATTTCCGCCAAGTCAAGGCGTGCCTTGTAATTGTCCTTTGTCCAGTCCTTCACGTTCAGCAAAGTGCCAAGTATATTGTCCATCACATTCTTCTCTATATGCATCACATCAAGATTGTGTCGCAACTTGTGATCCTTCCAATAAGGCAATGTGAAAAAAATACTTCTCTTCTTCCAAACACACTGGTTTGCCtcacctctctttcttttgttgtatttttctcGACATTTCTTTCCCAGACAACGTGTAAGTAAAGTTTCAGTGTCCACAATTATGTCTGACGCAACTGGTGGCACAGGAGCCACTCGCATATCAGTGAATCCATCAAATAAAGTATCTTCTTTCCGAAATTCGTGGTCACTACCCAACCATCGCCTATGTCCCATGTAACAAAATTTGCggccattttttaaatatttggagTCGGTCTCTGAGGCACAACAAGGACACGCAAACTTACCCTTCGTACTCCAACCCGACACATCTGCGTATGCAGGAAAGTCATGTACCGTCCACATCAATGCTGCATGCAATTGGAATACATTTTTTGAAGATGCATCGTACGCTTCTACTCCAACATCCCATAATTCCCTCAATTCTTCTACTAAGGGTTGCAAGTACACATTTATTGCAATCCCTGGCGATTTAGGTCCAGGAATAACTAGTGATAAAATCAAAGATGACCGTTTCATGCACAACCAAGGCGGGATATTGTAAGGGACTAGCATGACAGGCCAAGTGCTGTGAGTAGTACTCAGCATTCCGAAGGGGTTAAATCCATCCGCAGCTAATCCAAGTCTGACATTACGAGGCTCAGACAAGAACTGTAAATGCGTAGTGTCAAACATTTTCCATGCATCCGAGTCAGCAAGATGCCGCATTACCCCGTCCTCTGTACGACCATTAGCATGCCATTTCATAGAACTAGCCAAGTCGGGTGACAAAAATAATCGCTGCAATCTTGGCTTTAAGGGAAACCAGCGTAGGATCTTTGCAGCTTTCTTATTTCCCTTACTAGATGAAGCATTATTATTTGTAACAGATGCCTCATTCGGTTTCCACCTGCTTTCTTTGCAACAAGGACATGCCTCGAGGTTAACATTCTCCTTCCAAAATAGCATACAATCATTGGGACAAGCATGGATCTTCTCATaccccaaacccaaatctcGAACTATTTTCTTAGCCTCATAATGGTCCTTTGGCAACTTAGCGTCAGAAGGGAGCATATCCATCAAGAGTTGAAGCAACATAGTAAATGACTTGTTCGTCCAACCACAAAGAGTCTTCAACTGGAACAACACAACGATGGCTGAGAATATGCTAAATTTTGTACACCCAGCATATAAAGGTTTGTCCACATCATCTATCATTTTGTAAAACTTTTGTGCACCATCATTTGGACCTTGAGCCGATTGTTGCACAGTTTCCCCTTCGTCCATTGGTTCAGGTGGCATTCCATGCGTGGGGCACAAATCATGCAACATCCCACGAAAGTCACCGTATTGTTCTAAGGACTCTTGGACATGACTACTCCCACATTCAGTGGCAGTTGGCACAGCCGCCGATTCCCCATGCCATTTCCAAAGTGTGTAATTTTGAAGCATCCCCTTACTCCAAAGATGTTCACGTGCCACCCCTGGCAGTACCAAATTCATATTCACACATTTGGTACAAGGACAAAAGATTTTCCCATCGCTTGCATGTTTTGATGCAAATTCCACAAATTTAAGTACACCTTCAATATATTCCCTTGAACCCCTCTGCTTCTTCATCCAACTTTTATCCATGACTATACAAGATAAACAATATCTGACCTACAACAACATTTGGTAATGCATAGCCAATAAACCGTCAAATTAGATTCAGAAGTGATCTGAGACTTATTACTGATTTGTAAAGAACAAACATACCCAACTATGCATAGATTTTCatagaacatatatatataatttcaagaATAACCTATACTTTCTATTTTCTAAATAGTAACACTAAATGAAGCATAACTTAATGTGATATGTTTGGAATATTTTAAGCATAATTATTGGAATAAGATATTAACAAATCACATATGCATGTAATTGTAATAATTATAACCTCTAGAATACCAAGATAACTATGTCCAACAAAGAAGTCGTCTCCTACATGTGATAATCTAAGCTAAAATCATTTTCCTATTTGTATGTTTCTCAATATGTACCGAATAACCCCTGTGGATTCAATAGTGGTGATTCAACCTAAAATGGCTAATTACTATAATACTACTTTCACTTGCATCTGTAAATATGACATTTACACAAATATTAAATACTGTTATTatggaaagaggaagaaaacaTTTACTGACATATATAGGAACTATGAAGTGTTGTCATGTTCATAAATTACAAGTAGGTTGTTAAGAAGGTTGTGCATtcctcacaagtcacaacataCATGTAGCAATAACGCAAATGTAATAACTATTTCTATTAAGAGTAATGTATCATAATTTTACGAACAAATCGATATGATTGTTACCAAGAGTTGGTCTAAGTGAATTATTACGAACAAATCGATATGATTTGTTGATTCCATATTAGCAGGAAAGAACCAAATGCATCCATGTAATTAGGTATTACTTGTTGGGAGTCGATTGTCACATTTTGTTATGGAGtttaaagtttatttaatttatgaaaaacgTTAGCCAAGAAGAAAGTTGTATGAAGggttgaaaataatttaatttatgaaaatttatttcatttatgaaaTAAGTTAGTCAAAAGAGAAGATGTATGAAGTgataatatctatatttaggtaCTTCCCAACTTATTAAATTAAGAGGAAATTGAAGTTAAttgcatatacacacacacactcaggCATCTCTTCATGCAATTAATATGAAGAGTGAGATATTCAcccattaaaatataaaaccacTTCCCTTTCCAATACAATACTACACGTTGGGTATGTTCCAACTGTGTTTGTTTTACAAGtatcttttcaaaatttgtatcaTACGGCTACGTACGTCTCAGATACAGCCCTATGATACAAATCTTAATCtatataattaaaagaaaagaacaattaCAACAAAAAGAGTTACAAAGATGCAAGGACgcatcaaattaagaaagatAGTAAGCACAACGAAGAAAAGGCGTGGGAATTGGGCGGGTACCAAgataaaatgatagaaaatgaaGGTGAATGGCGACTGAGAGGCGTCTGGATTTTCTTGCACAGTGACCAGAATTTTTTGTGAACTTTGTGCCTCTGACTATAATTTCAAATCTTTGCGAACAACATCACCTGTGAAAGACATGTAAGGAACATGTTAATTAATAGATACATGTACACGTGCTCAACAATAGGTGCTGCTTATCAAGCACACTTTGTtttacaccttttttttaagACACAAAAACTGACTATGCACGCAATAAAGAGGCTAGaggttttaataaaaataaaataaaattgttttattctttatattgagtttggttttttgatatataaaaaaaaattattaacttatCTATATAAAGCCTTTTAAAGCATCCGTTGTTTCTATGTACAACTACATTTATacacccatttttaataaatcaacAACGCAACAAAAAAGTCAATCCAAACACCCATATTTTAACAAGAGAATTGGTACCATATATGTAATTATGAATATTAAGAAATTCTAACTCCTTCGATAGAAGAACATATTCCTAGAACATTAaaacctctatatatatatatatatatatatatatatatgtatgtatgtatgtatgtatataattaaaaataaataaatgatttgtTACCTCCttcatgaattaaaaaataaagtactaacAAAATCCCTTGAAAAAATATGAGAATATCTGACTGAAATTCACACATAtattgctaaaaaaatataatgacaaATCACATATAAGTAGTcatcttaataaaaaataaagaaagaaaaaaaataaggactAGAGGGTGAAAAGGCATAGGGAAATGACATAAAACAGTTCTACATGACTTGTTTTTCATTGACCATGTATAACATTTGTTATTGGATAACATgagtttataaattaaattagtgCACTTTACCTCCCTAATGGATTGGTTATTATCATAACTAGTTGTAGGTCTATGCAATGCATGAGGCATTTACAATTGTTTGTATcgatatatatatgttcaataAAAAGTCTGTTCTTCTTCCAACCACATAACAAGAGTCTTCAACATAAAAAGCTACTTTGTATGGCTTTGTTTTATCATATTAACTAGTTTGTGTGATTGTATGAAAATATTAACGGCGTTTATTGTTAGAGAATGAAGAGggcaataaatttatttacagATGAATTTCTGCCATGATatgttatataatttatacattGTAAGATGAGCTTCACAATCTTCATATGAAATAGAATTCCATTGAATAACTTATGCATTAGAAGATTGTAGATTATGATACTAAATTTAATACCATAATCTTTAAATTTCTTacccctataaaaaaaataataataatatcatgtAGGGGGAACATAAACAAAGATAGTAAATAATAccacaaataattaaattaaacaattaaaaataattatattactttttgtcattttcgATTGAACTAGACCAATAAGACCGAGTGGATCAAAGGGCCAAATTGGACCGAAAGGACTGAAGTGGACTAAAAggaccgaattggaccgaaAGGACCGAAATAGACTGAATGGACCAAAATGACCGAAGTGAACTGAATGGACCGAAAGGACTGAAGTGGACTAAAAggaccgaattggaccgaaaggaccaaaatagactgAATGGACCAAAATGACCGAAGTGAACTGAATGGACCGAAAGGACTGAAGTGGACTAAAAggaccgaattggaccgaaaggaccaaaatagactgAATGGATCGAAGTGGACCGAAAGGACTAAGGTGGACTGAATAGACCgacatggaccaaattggacaaattatcaaaaattctgaaatgtcattattattttattaccaTCTGCATATTATGAGACAAAATATGtactttaataataataaaaattctaacaaaCCATTTGAGTTATCACACCTAACATAAATGAGATAAGTTGTTCAAATCAAGGT is part of the Quercus robur chromosome 9, dhQueRobu3.1, whole genome shotgun sequence genome and harbors:
- the LOC126700699 gene encoding uncharacterized protein LOC126700699, whose translation is MGRKRQLRLIYVGQGSSQSRQRVEAADEEPHISEDARPVATPVASDDDETLAPDTDDYIQTQTPVQNPAPEQNQASENRPGKRGKTRLADIWAMTGEYKIQLPLNDEGQPIGDDGELFVRWLGSFCENGLLCPLTPAGWPSVPQKFKKDCWTEIEQRYIIDPTIVKPPNQMGWAMSQLGELRRNRRTKLKKDHKKPGLSREQVLAIESPGVIPAQWKEMVDYWFNEKTETLSLKNKASRDKQKDIARCGAKSFAQISAEMAKDKGAAVERADVFQKIYRTKDGVAVSDRVQDQMDRMAVLLNEQDIRLHGEIGNGIL
- the LOC126700700 gene encoding uncharacterized protein LOC126700700; the protein is MDKSWMKKQRGSREYIEGVLKFVEFASKHASDGKIFCPCTKCVNMNLVLPGVAREHLWSKGMLQNYTLWKWHGESAAVPTATECGSSHVQESLEQYGDFRGMLHDLCPTHGMPPEPMDEGETVQQSAQGPNDGAQKFYKMIDDVDKPLYAGCTKFSIFSAIVVLFQLKTLCGWTNKSFTMLLQLLMDMLPSDAKLPKDHYEAKKIVRDLGLGYEKIHACPNDCMLFWKENVNLEACPCCKESRWKPNEASVTNNNASSSKGNKKAAKILRWFPLKPRLQRLFLSPDLASSMKWHANGRTEDGVMRHLADSDAWKMFDTTHLQFLSEPRNVRLGLAADGFNPFGMLSTTHSTWPVMLVPYNIPPWLCMKRSSLILSLVIPGPKSPGIAINVYLQPLVEELRELWDVGVEAYDASSKNVFQLHAALMWTVHDFPAYADVSGWSTKGKFACPCCASETDSKYLKNGRKFCYMGHRRWLGSDHEFRKEDTLFDGFTDMRVAPVPPVASDIIVDTETLLTRCLGKKCREKYNKRKRGEANQCVWKKRSIFFTLPYWKDHKLRHNLDVMHIEKNVMDNILGTLLNVKDWTKDNYKARLDLAEMGIRRELHLQRKGDDKYMIPPACFHMTALEKDGFLQVLRDVKVPDGYASNISRRVNLKERKISGLKSHDNHILMQQLLPIALRGSLPSHVIRPLIKLACFFRKICSKTLTVFDIASAEADIAVTLCELEKIFPPSFFTVMVHLVMHLATEAKIGGPVQYRWMYPIERYLSRLKSYVRNRAAPEGCIAEGYIVEECLTFCSRYMEGVETIFSRPTRTMEESTGVVSSVALESRELTQAHRYVLFNSENIYQFREMHKSLMKDELQKGHCRISNATIHKHHMENFCGWFRSHVMSMTAADRERTGLSDTLVTLSKGPYTSVNRLKHYVINGLKFRSSNVEGNRKTQNSGVSVATEGGNMYYGVLTDIIELNYSGNIKHVLFKCKWVDDQNRRGYKTDEFGFPMVNFNHSVHSGEEMVHEPYVLASQATQVFYVEDKRQKDWYVVVKMKARDVFDAGIGPHCNEDDTDEFLENIPYSVTSPDVGRDDLRWGRDDVEGMTIDASIIGPRDLPEMDDLDECEFIDDDSNDEDDNEVDYSDDE